The following proteins are co-located in the Siansivirga zeaxanthinifaciens CC-SAMT-1 genome:
- a CDS encoding flavin reductase family protein: MTFNTEAIEALPHLYQINLINSCSGYKSANLIGTKSNSGLENVAVFSSITHIGSNPPLLGFFLRPTTVPRNTYENIKENGFYTINHIHQDIIEDAHHTSAKYDKSVSEFDVTQLESEYKNNHFAPFVANSPLQLAMEYIEEYPIKSNGTILIIGKIKEIFIQDDLVDTDGFINLSKGKVATINGLDGYSIPELKTRFSYQRPKKQSVKL, from the coding sequence ATGACATTTAATACTGAAGCCATTGAAGCGCTTCCTCATTTATATCAAATAAACCTAATTAATAGTTGTTCTGGTTACAAATCGGCAAATTTAATTGGAACCAAATCTAACAGCGGATTAGAAAATGTGGCTGTTTTTAGTTCCATCACTCACATAGGGTCTAACCCACCGCTTTTAGGCTTTTTTTTAAGACCAACAACGGTTCCTAGAAACACCTACGAAAACATCAAAGAAAATGGGTTTTATACCATCAATCATATCCACCAAGATATTATTGAAGATGCGCATCATACATCGGCTAAATACGATAAATCGGTTTCAGAATTCGATGTTACACAATTAGAATCTGAATATAAAAACAATCATTTTGCGCCATTTGTAGCCAATTCACCCTTACAATTGGCTATGGAATATATTGAAGAATATCCAATAAAGTCAAACGGAACCATTTTAATTATTGGTAAAATAAAAGAAATTTTTATTCAAGATGATTTAGTTGACACTGACGGTTTTATTAATCTTTCAAAAGGAAAAGTAGCCACTATTAACGGTTTAGATGGTTACAGTATCCCCGAACTAAAAACACGTTTTTCGTACCAACGGCCCAAAAAACAGAGCGTTAAATTATAA
- a CDS encoding SDR family oxidoreductase, with the protein MRILITGASGYIGKRIIPLLLEEGHTLVCAVRGKLRTERKYSDEKNLHVVEADFLKPETLQNIPKDIDAAYYLIHSMSNSVDQFHKMEEACAVNFKNYIETTNVQQVIYLSGITNDTKLSKHLLSRKNVEETLKSNSYALTVFKAGIIVGSGSASFEIIRDLVEKLPVMIAPKWLNTKTQPIGVRDVLAFLTKGLGKKELYNTSHDIFGPEIMTYKQMLLEFAKIRKLKRYILTVPVMTPKLSSYWLYFVTSTSYKLASSLVNSMGIEIIGEKSNINELLEVKPMTYHQAVEFAFVKIEGNDIISSWKDAFISGRNKKRASSKYLKVPKHGCFKDIKEQKVKNEQRTLEKIWAIGGENGWYYGTFLWKIRGFLDKAVGGIGLRRGRTNKTDIHTGDALDFWRVLLADKEQKRLILFAEMKLPGEAWLEFQVAKGKVYQRATFRPRGIWGRLYWFSVLPFHGFIFKGMINKIANA; encoded by the coding sequence ATGAGAATTCTTATTACAGGAGCATCGGGATACATTGGCAAACGTATCATACCGTTATTATTAGAGGAAGGCCACACGTTAGTTTGCGCTGTTCGCGGAAAATTACGTACTGAACGTAAATACTCCGATGAAAAAAATCTGCATGTGGTAGAAGCCGATTTTTTAAAACCAGAAACCCTTCAAAACATTCCAAAAGATATTGACGCTGCATACTATTTGATTCATTCCATGTCAAATTCGGTAGACCAGTTTCATAAAATGGAGGAAGCCTGTGCAGTAAATTTCAAAAATTATATAGAAACCACCAACGTACAACAGGTTATTTACTTAAGTGGTATTACCAACGATACCAAGCTTTCTAAACACCTATTATCTCGAAAAAATGTAGAAGAAACTTTAAAATCCAATAGCTATGCGCTTACGGTTTTTAAAGCAGGTATTATCGTGGGTTCTGGTAGTGCGAGTTTTGAAATTATTAGGGATTTAGTTGAAAAGCTCCCCGTTATGATAGCCCCAAAATGGCTAAATACCAAAACCCAACCCATTGGTGTTCGCGATGTACTGGCGTTTTTAACTAAGGGTTTGGGCAAAAAAGAATTATACAATACCTCACACGATATTTTTGGTCCAGAAATTATGACTTACAAGCAAATGCTGTTAGAATTTGCCAAAATAAGAAAACTTAAACGCTATATTTTAACAGTACCCGTTATGACGCCCAAACTATCGAGTTATTGGCTTTATTTTGTAACGTCTACCTCTTACAAACTGGCGTCTTCACTAGTAAACAGTATGGGTATAGAAATTATTGGTGAAAAAAGTAATATTAATGAATTGTTGGAGGTAAAACCCATGACATACCACCAGGCGGTCGAATTTGCCTTTGTTAAAATTGAAGGTAATGATATTATTTCTAGCTGGAAAGATGCTTTTATAAGTGGCCGAAATAAGAAACGTGCTTCATCAAAATATTTAAAAGTACCAAAACACGGTTGTTTTAAAGATATTAAAGAACAAAAGGTAAAAAACGAACAACGAACTCTTGAAAAAATTTGGGCTATTGGTGGCGAAAATGGTTGGTATTATGGCACTTTTTTATGGAAAATTAGAGGGTTTTTAGACAAAGCCGTTGGTGGCATTGGCTTACGTAGAGGTCGTACCAACAAAACCGACATCCACACGGGCGATGCGTTAGATTTTTGGCGTGTCTTGTTAGCCGATAAAGAACAAAAAAGACTCATTTTATTTGCCGAAATGAAACTTCCTGGCGAAGCTTGGTTAGAGTTTCAAGTGGCCAAAGGCAAAGTTTACCAACGTGCTACGTTTAGACCTCGTGGCATTTGGGGCAGACTCTATTGGTTCAGCGTTTTACCCTTTCATGGATTCATTTTTAAAGGCATGATTAATAAAATTGCGAATGCCTAA
- a CDS encoding MIP/aquaporin family protein, protein MPPQSLTQKQTMKKFYAEMIGTFAMIFCGCGAMTINEITNGSITHVGVAATWGLIVMAMIYAFGETSGAHFNPAVTLGFALAKKFSWNKVPKYILAQATGGILAACMLWFLFPESQFLGETTPAVGFPPYKAAILEALLTFFLMVVILKVSSGSKEIGTMAAIAVGGVILLEAMFAGPMTKASMNPIRSIAPALFTGNFEHLWLYIVAPILGASLGVLSCKFGK, encoded by the coding sequence ATGCCGCCTCAATCCCTAACGCAAAAACAAACTATGAAGAAATTTTACGCCGAAATGATTGGCACCTTTGCCATGATATTTTGTGGTTGTGGCGCGATGACAATTAACGAAATAACTAACGGGAGTATTACCCACGTTGGTGTTGCTGCCACCTGGGGACTTATTGTCATGGCCATGATTTATGCTTTTGGCGAAACTTCTGGGGCGCATTTTAATCCTGCTGTAACCCTCGGATTTGCATTAGCTAAAAAATTCTCTTGGAATAAAGTACCTAAATACATTTTAGCACAGGCTACAGGTGGCATTTTAGCCGCATGTATGCTCTGGTTTTTATTCCCAGAAAGTCAGTTTTTAGGAGAAACAACCCCTGCCGTTGGGTTTCCACCTTATAAAGCTGCCATTTTAGAAGCGCTTTTAACCTTTTTCCTCATGGTAGTTATTTTAAAAGTGTCCTCAGGAAGCAAAGAAATTGGTACTATGGCAGCCATTGCCGTTGGTGGTGTTATTTTACTGGAAGCCATGTTTGCTGGTCCCATGACAAAAGCCTCCATGAATCCCATTCGCTCTATAGCCCCTGCACTATTCACTGGTAACTTCGAACACCTTTGGCTGTATATTGTAGCCCCTATTTTAGGAGCTAGCCTTGGAGTATTAAGCTGTAAATTTGGTAAATAA
- a CDS encoding TetR family transcriptional regulator C-terminal domain-containing protein, with the protein MAKKKTISENDIMSLYMDYVLEHNSNPKSVYSFAKANNFDEALFYNYFGSFEAIEKHILKAFFDNAIQILDKNEDYQNFDARNKLLSFYFTFFEILTANRSYVVYALESNKKNLKALLKLSELKKAFTNYIDHLDIETLDIKQATIDKIQKKAIQESAWAQLLVTMKFWLEDTSAGIEKTDIFIEKAVNTSFDILNIAPLKSVIDFGKFLFKEKMQMN; encoded by the coding sequence ATGGCAAAAAAGAAAACAATAAGCGAAAACGATATCATGTCTTTATATATGGATTATGTTTTAGAGCATAACTCCAACCCAAAATCTGTATATAGTTTTGCTAAAGCAAACAATTTTGATGAAGCTTTATTCTATAATTATTTTGGGTCTTTCGAGGCTATTGAAAAACATATTCTAAAAGCGTTTTTTGATAATGCAATTCAGATTTTAGACAAAAACGAAGACTATCAAAATTTCGATGCTCGAAATAAATTATTAAGTTTTTACTTTACTTTTTTTGAAATTCTAACAGCCAACAGAAGTTATGTTGTTTATGCTCTAGAATCCAACAAAAAGAATTTAAAAGCTTTACTAAAACTTTCAGAATTAAAGAAAGCTTTTACAAACTACATAGATCATTTAGACATAGAAACGCTTGATATTAAACAGGCTACTATCGACAAAATTCAAAAGAAAGCGATACAGGAATCTGCATGGGCACAATTGCTTGTTACCATGAAATTTTGGTTAGAAGATACATCGGCTGGAATTGAAAAAACAGATATTTTTATTGAAAAAGCAGTCAACACCAGCTTCGATATTTTAAATATAGCGCCCCTAAAAAGCGTGATTGACTTTGGAAAATTTCTTTTCAAAGAAAAAATGCAAATGAACTAA
- a CDS encoding DUF2256 domain-containing protein, which translates to MKKQQLPTKICLTCGLPYTWRKKWEKNWEEVKYCSEKCRRNKTKQA; encoded by the coding sequence ATGAAAAAACAACAGCTTCCTACCAAAATATGTCTAACCTGTGGCTTACCATATACATGGCGAAAAAAATGGGAAAAGAACTGGGAAGAGGTAAAATATTGTAGTGAAAAATGCAGACGAAACAAAACAAAACAAGCCTAA
- a CDS encoding ABC1 kinase family protein translates to MKTINSIPTSKIQRASKLVSTGAKVGVNYLKYYGDKITKTEEEAKETLNKNNAEDIYDSLKQLKGSALKVAQMLSMEKSILPQAYVEKFSLSQFSVPPLSAPLVSKTFKKYFGKLPSQIYDSFNLNSVNAASIGQVHVAEKDGKKLAVKIQYPGVAESIASDLALVKPIAIKMFNIKGKDSDKYFKEVENKLVEETNYILEVQQSKAIAEACKHIPNLKFPNYYEALSSERIITMDWMDGEHLSEFTAHNTDQEKADKLGQALWDFYMFQMHVLKKVHADPHPGNFLVSKEAELIALDFGCMKEVPNEFYKPYFELAKKESINNPKVFNEKMFELEILRPDDSKEELAFFSAMFHEMLSLFTQPFHAETFDFSNPDFFNAISEMGQRYSKSTELRKMNGNRGSKHFIYINRTFFGLYNLMFDLKSKNIKINNFINL, encoded by the coding sequence ATGAAAACTATTAATAGCATTCCAACTTCAAAAATTCAACGCGCCAGTAAACTGGTGTCTACTGGCGCAAAAGTTGGAGTAAATTATTTAAAATATTATGGCGACAAAATCACTAAAACCGAGGAAGAAGCTAAAGAAACACTAAACAAAAATAACGCAGAAGATATTTACGATAGCTTAAAGCAACTTAAAGGAAGTGCTTTAAAAGTAGCTCAAATGTTAAGCATGGAGAAAAGCATTTTGCCTCAGGCTTATGTGGAGAAATTTTCGCTATCACAATTTTCTGTACCACCGCTTTCGGCACCATTGGTGTCTAAAACATTTAAAAAATACTTTGGGAAACTACCAAGCCAAATTTACGACTCCTTCAACCTTAACTCTGTGAACGCTGCTAGTATTGGTCAAGTGCATGTAGCAGAAAAGGACGGGAAAAAACTTGCTGTGAAAATTCAATATCCGGGAGTCGCAGAAAGCATTGCTTCCGATTTGGCTTTGGTAAAACCCATTGCTATTAAAATGTTTAATATTAAAGGAAAAGACTCTGATAAGTATTTTAAAGAAGTAGAAAACAAATTGGTTGAAGAAACCAATTATATTTTAGAAGTACAACAAAGCAAAGCCATTGCCGAAGCCTGTAAACACATTCCTAATTTAAAATTTCCAAACTATTACGAAGCCTTATCATCGGAGCGTATTATAACCATGGATTGGATGGATGGCGAACATCTTTCTGAATTTACAGCTCATAATACAGACCAAGAAAAGGCCGATAAATTAGGTCAGGCACTATGGGATTTTTATATGTTTCAAATGCATGTGCTTAAAAAAGTTCATGCCGACCCACATCCTGGTAACTTTCTGGTTTCAAAAGAAGCAGAGCTTATTGCTCTCGATTTTGGTTGTATGAAAGAAGTTCCAAACGAATTTTATAAACCTTACTTCGAGTTGGCTAAAAAAGAAAGCATTAATAATCCGAAAGTTTTTAATGAAAAAATGTTCGAATTAGAGATTTTAAGACCCGATGATTCTAAAGAAGAATTAGCCTTTTTCTCGGCCATGTTTCACGAGATGCTTAGTTTGTTTACCCAGCCTTTTCACGCAGAAACTTTCGATTTTTCTAACCCCGATTTCTTTAATGCTATTTCAGAAATGGGACAACGTTACAGTAAAAGCACCGAGCTTCGTAAAATGAATGGTAACAGAGGTTCTAAGCATTTCATTTATATAAATAGAACGTTTTTCGGACTTTACAATTTAATGTTCGATTTAAAATCGAAAAATATAAAAATTAACAACTTTATAAATTTATAG